From a single Oscillospiraceae bacterium genomic region:
- a CDS encoding peptidoglycan DD-metalloendopeptidase family protein, translating to MRQIAIPRGDALGDAARIHKKTQSVRRLEKSRRNIERMAIKGQVASGAILHNVRPKLSLFGRLRAFVLSAKHRGYIFGVSFRENAYRALCATGRTLQSPFVGTWRRIRARDHKVYRHARLNAIIVTLLVAGVITAIGFFDFGIAVDFNGEQIGFVANQQVFDNAVSNVNQQVSRMLGEPFRMELDVAYHYSLVDSRQMLEQRDIERILFSSVEGLDTGYILTIDGTQVGVSDSREKLDTLIEEYKESHVEYGVAVEIASDIEISRNWVSVDTFMGKDELYEVLHRPLRGTVESTVNEGDTIASFAAAYGMTPDILKSLNPETLNGEDVVPAGTRLIVNPALPLVSMATTTTVEVEESIPFERETVNNANMFQGERRVSQQGSYGTRMATFDVRVVDGFEQSRTLVSETITREPVTEITQVGTRARPATVARGNFVRPLRGNFRVTSHFGWRRSGFHHGVDWGAPFGTPIHAADGGRVAFAGRRGNLGLVVEIDHGSGVRTVYAHASSIQVSVGQQVFQGQQIARVGSTGRSTGNHLHFEIRFNGNPVNPLHHLRG from the coding sequence ATGCGACAGATTGCCATCCCACGCGGCGACGCGTTGGGCGACGCAGCACGAATACATAAAAAGACTCAAAGCGTGCGCCGATTGGAAAAATCGCGCCGCAATATCGAACGCATGGCCATAAAAGGTCAAGTTGCGTCCGGTGCTATACTACACAATGTGCGCCCAAAGCTGTCATTGTTTGGACGCTTGCGGGCTTTTGTGCTATCAGCCAAGCATAGAGGCTATATTTTCGGCGTGTCGTTCCGAGAAAATGCGTATCGCGCACTCTGTGCGACAGGTCGGACGCTACAAAGTCCTTTTGTCGGCACATGGCGGCGCATTCGGGCACGTGATCACAAAGTTTATCGCCATGCACGGCTGAATGCCATTATCGTAACATTGCTTGTGGCCGGTGTCATTACTGCCATCGGGTTCTTTGATTTCGGCATTGCCGTTGACTTTAACGGTGAGCAGATCGGATTTGTTGCCAACCAGCAGGTGTTTGACAATGCGGTGTCTAATGTCAACCAGCAGGTTTCACGTATGCTGGGCGAGCCATTCCGTATGGAGTTGGACGTCGCTTACCACTACTCACTTGTTGACTCTCGGCAGATGTTAGAACAGCGCGACATTGAGCGCATTTTGTTCTCCTCGGTTGAGGGTCTTGACACCGGCTATATTTTGACCATTGACGGCACACAAGTCGGTGTTTCCGATTCACGCGAAAAACTTGATACACTGATTGAAGAGTACAAAGAGAGCCATGTTGAGTACGGTGTGGCAGTGGAGATCGCGTCAGATATTGAAATTTCACGAAACTGGGTCAGCGTTGACACATTTATGGGCAAAGATGAGCTCTATGAAGTGTTGCACCGTCCGTTGCGCGGCACTGTTGAATCAACAGTCAACGAAGGTGACACCATTGCGTCGTTCGCAGCCGCCTACGGTATGACGCCGGATATTTTGAAAAGCCTTAACCCCGAAACGCTCAATGGCGAAGATGTTGTTCCCGCAGGTACACGCTTAATCGTTAACCCGGCATTGCCATTGGTGTCCATGGCGACAACCACGACCGTTGAAGTTGAAGAAAGCATCCCGTTTGAGCGTGAAACAGTCAACAATGCCAATATGTTCCAAGGCGAGCGGCGTGTTTCACAGCAGGGTTCTTATGGCACACGAATGGCTACTTTTGACGTACGCGTTGTCGATGGTTTTGAGCAATCGCGCACATTAGTTAGCGAAACCATTACGCGTGAGCCTGTCACTGAGATTACACAAGTCGGCACGCGAGCGCGCCCCGCCACTGTGGCGCGCGGCAACTTTGTCCGCCCGCTACGCGGCAATTTCCGCGTGACTTCACACTTTGGTTGGCGGCGTTCCGGCTTCCACCACGGCGTTGACTGGGGCGCGCCGTTTGGCACACCCATTCATGCGGCTGACGGCGGACGTGTTGCCTTTGCAGGACGACGCGGCAATCTGGGTCTGGTTGTTGAAATCGACCACGGCAGCGGTGTACGTACTGTTTATGCACATGCCAGCTCTATCCAAGTCAGCGTCGGACAGCAAGTTTTCCAAGGCCAGCAAATCGCGCGCGTTGGCTCAACAGGCCGTTCAACAGGCAACCACTTACACTTTGAAATTCGTTTCAACGGTAACCCGGTGAACCCACTGCATCATTTGCGTGGTTGA
- a CDS encoding penicillin-binding transpeptidase domain-containing protein yields MKYKIRLTFLTFVLVLATLLSSARLYQLQVVEQIIAQTDELRIIAHIEPISAVRGKILDRHGRPLVINTLRHYLEFDISALARHHEQANISIAALLQLTKVAPTVTFAEPMSDTHRNRLTRYLDWRGWRQDLSEQELFERLRAAYRISDSLPDDEVRAVTAVRYELSLRFALGGLPPYRLVDDIDVNLLTAIVEADLFGVRIGRESVRHYATEAAAHILGRIGPIYREEFEQMSGLGYAMDAIIGKDGMERVLEEYLRGHDGQRQVERNGLGRVVGVTDIQAAAPGDNAFLTLDLELQKTAEYSLARRIAEMRATGEQDFDALGREAYAGAVVAMDVQSGAILAMASYPTFDLAVYNAQFYELTNDPAAPLFNRAIAGLYAPGSTFKMSSGLALLKSGVVSPETYIYDRGRFTAFEAQGFAPVCHIYRSHRRTHGAVNIVSALQVSCNYYFYDAAHRAGIAPLEEMATLMGFGQPTGIELPGERAGILAGRAHRQSRNQQWHPGDTLQMAIGQSDTLATPLQMANFTAMLANGGKRLQPHIISHVYNYDFSQEQLRNTPKEVAELDVSVDNLEAILQGMRKTCQPGGTAYHIFGDYPVAVAGKTGSAQVNDQTNGIFVAFAPFDAPKIAIAVVVERGDSGGNVAPIARDVMDCFFDRVSRGVLQ; encoded by the coding sequence TTGAAATACAAAATCCGCCTGACTTTCCTCACGTTTGTCCTTGTTTTAGCAACTCTCTTGTCGTCAGCACGCCTCTATCAACTGCAAGTGGTCGAGCAAATTATCGCGCAGACCGATGAACTGCGCATTATCGCCCACATAGAGCCTATTTCCGCCGTGCGCGGAAAAATCCTCGACCGTCACGGTCGTCCACTGGTTATCAACACGCTGCGTCATTATTTGGAGTTTGATATAAGCGCATTGGCTCGTCACCATGAACAGGCCAATATTTCCATCGCTGCGCTGTTGCAATTGACCAAAGTCGCGCCAACTGTCACCTTTGCCGAACCTATGAGCGACACACATCGCAATCGTTTAACGCGCTATCTTGATTGGCGTGGCTGGCGACAGGATTTATCTGAACAAGAGCTTTTTGAGCGGCTGCGCGCCGCCTATCGCATCAGCGACAGCCTGCCCGATGATGAAGTTCGAGCAGTTACAGCCGTGCGCTACGAGCTGTCGCTGCGTTTTGCGTTGGGCGGACTGCCGCCCTATCGCCTTGTTGACGACATTGACGTTAATTTGCTCACTGCCATTGTTGAGGCCGATTTGTTTGGCGTACGAATTGGGCGCGAATCCGTGCGTCACTACGCCACCGAAGCCGCTGCTCATATTCTTGGCAGAATTGGGCCGATATACCGTGAAGAGTTTGAACAAATGAGCGGTCTTGGCTATGCCATGGATGCCATTATTGGCAAAGATGGTATGGAACGTGTATTGGAAGAGTACTTACGCGGTCATGATGGCCAACGACAAGTCGAACGCAACGGCCTTGGACGTGTTGTCGGCGTGACAGATATACAAGCTGCCGCCCCCGGCGACAACGCCTTTCTAACGCTTGATTTAGAGTTACAGAAAACAGCTGAGTATTCGTTGGCCCGTCGCATTGCTGAGATGCGTGCAACAGGGGAACAAGACTTCGACGCATTGGGGCGCGAGGCCTACGCCGGCGCCGTTGTCGCCATGGATGTACAGAGCGGCGCCATTTTGGCCATGGCAAGCTACCCCACTTTTGATCTTGCCGTCTACAATGCGCAGTTTTACGAACTGACCAATGACCCGGCCGCGCCGCTCTTCAATCGCGCCATTGCCGGATTGTACGCGCCCGGCTCAACCTTTAAGATGAGCAGCGGACTGGCACTGCTCAAAAGCGGCGTGGTCTCACCGGAAACCTATATATACGACCGCGGGCGTTTCACGGCTTTCGAAGCGCAAGGCTTTGCGCCTGTTTGTCATATCTATCGCAGCCACCGCCGCACGCACGGCGCGGTCAATATTGTGTCGGCGTTGCAAGTTTCATGTAATTATTATTTCTATGATGCGGCGCACCGTGCAGGCATTGCGCCGTTGGAAGAAATGGCGACCTTAATGGGGTTTGGGCAGCCGACCGGCATAGAGCTTCCTGGCGAGCGAGCCGGCATTCTGGCCGGCAGGGCGCACAGGCAGTCACGCAACCAACAATGGCATCCCGGAGACACATTGCAAATGGCAATCGGGCAATCGGATACCTTGGCAACACCGCTGCAAATGGCCAACTTTACAGCCATGTTGGCCAATGGCGGAAAGCGTTTGCAACCGCATATCATCAGCCATGTCTACAACTACGATTTCAGTCAAGAACAACTGCGCAATACGCCAAAGGAGGTCGCCGAATTAGATGTATCTGTTGACAATTTAGAAGCTATCCTGCAGGGCATGCGCAAAACATGCCAGCCCGGCGGCACAGCCTATCATATTTTCGGTGACTATCCTGTTGCCGTAGCAGGCAAAACTGGCAGTGCGCAGGTCAACGACCAAACCAACGGTATTTTTGTAGCATTTGCGCCTTTTGATGCGCCGAAAATTGCCATCGCTGTGGTTGTCGAACGCGGCGACTCAGGCGGCAATGTCGCCCCTATCGCCCGTGATGTGATGGATTGCTTTTTTGACAGAGTAAGTAGGGGCGTATTGCAATAA
- the mreC gene encoding rod shape-determining protein MreC, protein MTTATILSNNAPLSGAWRAAFTPAERSIAAVRRRVTANDTQAEVYDLHGKIADMEAASRQIQAIVSENDRLRTLLNLPTRQRELTLVMANVIGFSGGNTGQFFTIDRGERYGVAAGMSVIDEHRHLAGIVAEAGDTWANVQAITDAHMRIGAMIEQTSTIGVAVGHFDDMQQNKLRLAYLPDDARVNAGDLVVTSGANDTFPDGLIIGMIESVCAHESGLGQLAKIAPNIEYRQLRTLFVITDFINER, encoded by the coding sequence ATGACAACAGCAACAATTCTTAGCAATAATGCTCCGCTATCAGGTGCGTGGCGCGCCGCCTTTACGCCGGCCGAGCGCAGCATTGCCGCGGTGAGACGGCGAGTGACCGCAAACGACACGCAAGCCGAAGTGTATGACCTGCACGGAAAAATCGCTGACATGGAAGCTGCTTCACGCCAAATCCAGGCCATCGTTTCCGAAAATGATCGTCTGCGAACCCTGCTTAATCTGCCAACGCGCCAACGCGAACTTACGCTTGTCATGGCCAATGTCATCGGATTTAGCGGCGGCAATACGGGGCAGTTTTTTACCATTGATCGCGGTGAGAGGTACGGCGTTGCCGCTGGCATGAGTGTAATAGACGAGCATCGGCACTTAGCCGGCATTGTCGCTGAAGCTGGTGACACATGGGCAAATGTACAAGCGATTACCGATGCGCACATGCGTATCGGTGCCATGATTGAGCAGACAAGTACCATTGGTGTTGCCGTCGGGCACTTTGACGACATGCAGCAAAATAAACTGCGCTTGGCATATCTGCCCGACGACGCCCGTGTCAACGCTGGCGATTTGGTAGTCACATCAGGTGCCAATGATACATTTCCGGACGGCCTAATTATCGGTATGATAGAAAGCGTGTGCGCGCATGAAAGCGGTTTGGGACAGCTTGCCAAAATCGCACCGAATATCGAATATCGGCAACTACGAACACTCTTTGTCATAACTGACTTTATCAATGAGAGATAA
- a CDS encoding Maf family protein, translated as MQAKILILASGSPRRLMLLEPLAKVHGYDIIVDVSNIDEGVAGSVSPTQMVENLAYRKGQAVATRYDAGIPIVAADTTVAFQGEIFEKPNDEANARAMLTALSGNTHIVYTGVYCRDANGVEHLWHEQAHVTFKHILPLLDWYMQTGESFDKAGAYGAQGHGGVFIEGIDGDINTVIGLPLIKLEMILAETPQGRSPALALQRGR; from the coding sequence ATGCAAGCCAAAATTTTGATTTTAGCGTCTGGTTCCCCGCGACGATTGATGTTATTGGAACCGTTGGCGAAGGTGCATGGCTACGATATCATTGTTGACGTGTCAAACATTGACGAAGGGGTCGCAGGCTCAGTTTCTCCGACGCAAATGGTAGAAAATCTAGCGTATCGCAAAGGACAAGCCGTGGCAACGCGCTATGACGCAGGCATCCCTATCGTAGCCGCTGATACCACCGTGGCTTTTCAAGGCGAAATTTTCGAAAAACCAAATGACGAAGCCAATGCCCGCGCCATGTTGACGGCCTTGTCGGGAAACACGCATATCGTTTACACCGGCGTATACTGCCGCGACGCCAACGGCGTCGAACACCTTTGGCATGAACAGGCACACGTGACGTTTAAGCATATTTTGCCCCTGCTCGACTGGTATATGCAAACAGGCGAGTCATTTGACAAAGCCGGCGCATACGGCGCACAAGGCCATGGTGGTGTCTTCATTGAAGGCATTGACGGCGATATAAATACGGTAATTGGGTTACCGCTGATAAAATTGGAAATGATTCTCGCGGAAACACCGCAGGGAAGGAGCCCGGCTCTTGCTCTACAACGTGGGAGGTAA
- a CDS encoding cell division protein ZapA, with protein MKNRITVNVAGQELHLLVDESEEYMYKVASIADQKIRSIIETTRVSSSQAATLACLNIVDDLLKANELTEHMRAQLKDYIEESSKAKMEINELKREVVRLRGAEMGGV; from the coding sequence ATGAAGAATCGCATTACGGTTAATGTCGCCGGACAGGAGCTGCACCTGTTGGTCGATGAAAGTGAAGAGTATATGTATAAGGTGGCGTCTATCGCTGATCAAAAAATCCGCAGCATCATCGAAACAACGCGCGTTTCATCTAGCCAAGCGGCAACTTTGGCCTGCTTAAACATTGTGGACGATCTGCTTAAAGCCAACGAGCTGACGGAACATATGCGTGCGCAATTGAAGGATTATATCGAAGAGTCATCCAAAGCTAAAATGGAAATTAACGAACTCAAACGCGAGGTCGTCCGCTTGCGCGGCGCGGAGATGGGCGGGGTATAG